Proteins encoded within one genomic window of bacterium:
- a CDS encoding POTRA domain-containing protein, translating to MLKYLLIAILAGKTLLVGKIEVEGVKALSKSEVKSILRMRRGDRYYPPLFNSYKKKLLEELKERGYFDVRIIEERVKEENDRVYIYLKINEGRRYILNSVQISWESEDTLFFRKTMNILHFSIPSPYSSSLLTKKETEALDFLRNQGYLKAEVERIVTRDTIQKRCGLLWKIEKGPRYKIEKIEISGNKTVRRAIIEREIKIKVGQYVSPSAILESIRRIYSTGLFKAVYHTYEYLDDSSVKVLFNVEERKNRYLRFQGGVYPFELANINVELGHRNLFDNNQNLNLRLENSFELFTGFAKLYGELLYSEPYFLSTPLKFNLKFLGGTSKFDSTSFVGIETYLSYYWTPKSRSVAGLQWRKFLEGKYSEGVTNKFQFSTVLDKRDDQLYPTRGYVVQLNLSRAGGILGGDYHFNKYDMSISTYLKIWKPKGVLAVRLTSGKLLPLYSSVIPTIEMFKIGGDGTLRGYRYSEFYSTSIYLVNLEMRSTINSKYGLCLLTDIYPQIGGKVFFSTGLGFRYFLPIGNLRVDWAYNPNRFREKGYLGNLYINLGEMF from the coding sequence ATGCTAAAATACTTGCTGATTGCGATTCTCGCTGGAAAAACATTATTAGTTGGAAAAATTGAAGTAGAAGGAGTTAAGGCTCTATCAAAATCTGAGGTTAAAAGCATTCTTAGAATGCGAAGGGGGGATAGGTACTATCCCCCCTTATTTAATTCCTACAAGAAAAAATTACTTGAAGAGCTTAAGGAAAGGGGGTACTTTGACGTCAGAATAATCGAAGAGAGAGTTAAAGAAGAGAATGACAGGGTTTACATCTATTTAAAAATAAACGAAGGACGACGCTACATTCTCAACAGTGTTCAAATTTCTTGGGAAAGTGAAGATACCTTGTTTTTTCGTAAAACAATGAATATTCTACATTTTTCAATTCCATCTCCTTATTCCTCCTCTCTTTTGACAAAAAAGGAAACAGAAGCACTTGATTTTCTCAGAAACCAAGGATACCTTAAAGCAGAAGTTGAGAGAATTGTCACGCGGGATACGATCCAAAAAAGATGCGGTCTATTATGGAAAATTGAAAAAGGACCACGTTATAAAATTGAGAAAATCGAAATTTCTGGAAATAAAACGGTAAGAAGGGCCATAATAGAAAGGGAAATAAAGATAAAAGTTGGTCAGTATGTTTCGCCGTCCGCCATTCTTGAAAGCATACGTAGAATCTACTCAACAGGGCTTTTCAAAGCGGTTTATCACACTTATGAGTATCTCGATGACTCTTCAGTTAAAGTCTTATTCAATGTAGAAGAAAGAAAAAATCGCTACCTTCGCTTTCAGGGCGGAGTCTATCCCTTCGAACTCGCCAATATCAACGTGGAATTAGGGCACAGGAATCTCTTTGATAACAACCAAAATCTAAATTTAAGATTGGAGAATAGCTTTGAACTTTTTACCGGGTTTGCCAAACTCTATGGTGAACTGCTCTACTCGGAACCCTACTTTCTAAGTACACCACTTAAATTTAATCTCAAATTCTTAGGGGGTACGTCAAAGTTTGATAGCACTTCCTTCGTAGGAATAGAAACATACCTATCCTATTACTGGACACCCAAAAGCAGGAGCGTTGCCGGTTTGCAGTGGAGGAAATTCCTTGAGGGAAAATATTCTGAAGGGGTAACAAATAAGTTTCAATTTTCCACAGTGCTTGATAAGAGAGATGATCAGTTATATCCCACAAGAGGATATGTAGTACAACTCAATCTCTCCAGAGCTGGCGGGATATTGGGAGGTGACTATCATTTCAACAAGTACGATATGAGCATTTCAACCTATTTAAAAATATGGAAACCCAAGGGAGTTTTAGCCGTAAGATTGACCAGTGGAAAACTACTACCTCTTTACTCTTCTGTTATTCCAACAATAGAAATGTTTAAGATCGGTGGGGATGGAACTTTACGAGGGTATAGATATTCAGAATTCTACAGCACCTCTATTTACCTCGTTAACTTGGAAATGCGCTCCACCATAAACTCAAAATATGGTCTTTGCCTTTTAACAGACATATACCCACAAATTGGTGGCAAAGTGTTCTTTAGCACAGGCTTGGGATTCAGGTATTTCCTACCTATAGGTAACTTGAGAGTAGACTGGGCTTATAACCCGAACCGTTTCAGAGAAAAGGGGTATTTGGGCAACCTGTATATAAACCTCGGTGAAATGTTCTAA
- the hemW gene encoding radical SAM family heme chaperone HemW produces the protein MKCSKNKYGLYVHVPFCLSKCPYCHFYSVTIDKKDKLFNIYIKSLKKEIEEYKSLDIEYETLYIGGGTPNSLSQEELTTLLEVLYQNLPVDEIREKSIEVNPENVSEDFLKIIKEFGFNRVSIGAQSFIGEELRLLGRRHSVKDTIKAYEILRESGFKNINIDLVFGFKGQTLSGFQKSLENTCKLAPEHISTYTMTYERPAKENLELNDEENIIKMFRLRNKTLKDHGYTMYEISNFSTKGFECLHNLKYWLRHYYIGLALQHLASI, from the coding sequence GTGAAATGTTCTAAAAATAAATACGGCCTTTACGTCCACGTGCCTTTTTGCCTTTCCAAATGTCCGTATTGCCATTTTTATTCCGTTACCATAGATAAAAAGGATAAACTTTTCAACATTTACATTAAATCACTCAAAAAGGAGATAGAAGAATACAAATCCTTAGATATCGAGTACGAAACCCTTTACATCGGCGGTGGGACCCCTAATAGCCTGTCCCAAGAGGAACTAACAACTTTATTAGAAGTTCTTTACCAAAATCTTCCAGTAGATGAAATCAGAGAAAAATCCATCGAGGTGAACCCTGAAAATGTAAGCGAAGATTTTTTAAAGATAATTAAAGAATTTGGCTTTAACAGAGTCAGCATCGGTGCACAGAGTTTCATAGGAGAAGAATTAAGATTACTTGGAAGAAGGCACTCCGTAAAGGACACAATTAAAGCCTATGAAATACTTAGAGAATCGGGGTTTAAAAACATAAACATTGACCTCGTATTCGGATTTAAGGGACAGACGCTGTCAGGATTCCAGAAATCATTAGAAAATACATGTAAACTTGCCCCTGAACACATTTCTACCTACACAATGACCTATGAAAGGCCAGCAAAGGAGAACCTGGAGCTTAATGATGAAGAAAACATAATCAAAATGTTCCGTTTAAGGAATAAGACTTTGAAAGACCATGGATACACAATGTATGAAATTTCCAACTTTTCCACTAAAGGGTTTGAGTGCCTTCACAATCTAAAATATTGGCTAAGGCACTACTACATAGGGCTTGCCCTTCAGCATCTGGCTTCTATTTAA